One genomic window of Salvia miltiorrhiza cultivar Shanhuang (shh) chromosome 4, IMPLAD_Smil_shh, whole genome shotgun sequence includes the following:
- the LOC131022081 gene encoding uncharacterized protein LOC131022081, producing MALRRMLGFSDGELMRSDAKPCSRLMRHTAGICSVGGALGFWTLCRLYYGPRITVPRTLRWAACGAVSMSATTALLVRLLSPECEPQNIAAYDQKR from the exons ATGGCTCTAAGGCGTATGCTTGGATTCTCTGATGGAGAATTGATGCGGTCGGATGCAAAACCATGTTCGCGGCTGATGAGGCACACTGCTGGCATTTGTTCAGTCGGAGGAGCATTGGGCTTTTGGACGCTCTGCCGCTTGTATTATG GTCCTAGAATAACAGTTCCTCGAACTCTTAGGTGGGCTGCTTGTGGTGCTGTCTCCATGAGTGCAACCACAGCTTTGTTAGTTCGTCTACTCAGCCCTGAATGTGAACCCCAAAACATAGCTGCTTACGACCAGAAAAGATGA